The genomic stretch ATTCAAATAAACAAAAAGGCGAGGTGACCACATGTACACGATCACGCAAGCCCAGCCAAAAGCAACCGAAAAATAGAAAAAGAATAATCCCCGTTTCAAGTAACGCTCTTCCTCCCGCACGCTATCTTTATAAGTAAGTATCATTAACAGGCAACAAGTTAGAGCCGAGATTACCGGAAACAGATTCGTGAGAATTGATATCCATGTTTGCATACTCATACATGCAAAGATATTAAAAAACGTACAATAATATTCTGTACAACAACCACTTTAATTATCATCATCCGTGCATTTCGTACAAGATTCGTACACTGCAAGCCCATATCGAACGATTTGTCATGTCATTTTTTCTCTCTTTTGAACGATTTGAACCGTCGATTTATATACTTTGCACATCCCAATCTTCTTCTTTAATCTATTTTTATAGGGAAAAATTTACTTTACAAACGATACCATGGATGACGAAAACTTATTTGAAATAAACCTTACCGATTGGACTTGGCGATGGGATTTTATCGATTTCTGGGCACAACCGTTAAGTCAAAGAGGTGTGAAACCCGAAAAAGAAAAAGACGATAACATACCCTCCCCGGAGAAAGATCAGTGATTTATCTTTTTCTTGATCAGCCCCCCACGCCAAAGTAATTACCGTTTCCATGGGAGAAAAGTTACAACCTATTTCCCCACCTCTTTTTTGAAAAAAGAATTACACAGGATCAACATGAAATTCTTGTTGTGATCACCGAATTCGGATTTGATTTTCTTGTAAGCCACCTTTACTTGGGTCTTCACCGTATTCACGGATACCCCTAACTGTTCGGCCACATCTTTGTAACTCAACCCCTCGACACATCCTAGAATAAAAATTTCCTTACACTTGGGGGGCAGGCTATCCATCACGACTTGCAGTCGCCGATACAATTCTTCAAGATTCTCAGAATCCTCGCTTGATTCCTCCCCGGAAGCCATCATTTCTCGCAGGTATCGCTGCTCCACCTCTGCGTGAAGTTTACGATCAATACAGGAATTCTTGACAGAACGACTCAGATAAGCGTAAAGAGAACCGGAATGGGTAATCTTCGCCCGATTCACCCACAAATAAATGAACGTGTCCTGCACGATGTCTTCCGCCTCCGCCCGGTTCCCGACAAAACCTAACGCGTAAAGGTATAACCGTTCCGAGTAAGACTCGAAAAAAGAATTGAATGCACACCAATCCCCCTCCTGCATTTTCCGAA from Butyricimonas virosa encodes the following:
- a CDS encoding RNA polymerase sigma factor — its product is MSREEGEGIVENWRRLKQMRSESCIFPTREYNNIKRIIIFACNKERWPMQDELILFRKMQEGDWCAFNSFFESYSERLYLYALGFVGNRAEAEDIVQDTFIYLWVNRAKITHSGSLYAYLSRSVKNSCIDRKLHAEVEQRYLREMMASGEESSEDSENLEELYRRLQVVMDSLPPKCKEIFILGCVEGLSYKDVAEQLGVSVNTVKTQVKVAYKKIKSEFGDHNKNFMLILCNSFFKKEVGK